One stretch of Brettanomyces nanus chromosome 4, complete sequence DNA includes these proteins:
- a CDS encoding uncharacterized protein (BUSCO:EOG09344DR1~EggNog:ENOG41) has product MDSAPSEPNVFTKNYRRVKVTYQYYLDYVTPYMIQRWIGTYVLIALLLIRIMVSEGWYIVCYTWAIYLLNMFLQFLTPKFDPSLEQEYENESIEEGTSRMDENDEEFRPFIRRLPEFRFWFKATLATFISLICCFIPFFDIPVFWPILVMYFIVLFALTMRRQIQHMIKYKYVPFDFGKTKYSKNNA; this is encoded by the coding sequence ATGGATTCCGCACCTTCGGAACCTAATGTGTTCACCAAGAACTACAGACGGGTCAAAGTTACCTATCAATACTACTTGGACTATGTCACCCCGTATATGATTCAGAGATGGATTGGTACCTACGTGCTCATCGCCCTCTTGCTCATAAGAATTATGGTGTCGGAAGGTTGGTACATTGTTTGTTACACTTGGGCAATATATCTATTGAATATGTTTTTGCAGTTCCTAACGCCTAAGTTTGATCCTTCCTTGGAACAGGAGTACGAGAACGAGTCCATTGAAGAGGGAACCTCTCGTATGGATGAAAACGATGAAGAGTTCCGTCCTTTCATTCGCAGATTGCCTGAATTCCGTTTCTGGTTCAAGGCTACGCTGGCTACTTTTATTTCCTTGATCTGCTGCTTTATACCGTTCTTTGATATTCCTGTCTTCTGGCCTATTTTGGTGATGTACTTCATTGTTTTGTTCGCTCTCACCATGAGACGTCAAATCCAACATATGATCAAGTACAAGTATGTTCCCTTTGATTTTGGAAAGACCAAATACTCCAAGAATAATGCCTAA
- a CDS encoding uncharacterized protein (BUSCO:EOG09342RU9) has protein sequence MTEEDKDITNLDQDLKASRLAKYHNSKLIQETKYWLVSILGDRIDRDYLINTDLIEVLKDGSILCQLIKCVWGEGSLKFKTSKMAFVQMENIEKFLNFIKFQGVPQDELFQTVDLYEAKDPYQVVMTLQALSRVIKDKFGSQFSMIGPAISHKHERPKVPAKPQYLKGDTPWSTIEYGYIKGSNQATEHVVFGSRRDITRNIESDGSSI, from the coding sequence ATGACGGAAGAGGACAAGGATATCACCAATTTGGACCAGGACCTAAAAGCTTCAAGACTGGCCAAATATCACAATTCCAAACTCATTCAGGAAACCAAGTACTGGCTGGTAAGCATTCTTGGTGACAGGATAGACAGAGACTACCTAATTAATACAGACTTGATAGAGGTTCTTAAAGATGGGTCTATATTATGCCAATTAATCAAGTGTGTCTGGGGAGAAGGAAGTCTGAAGTTCAAGACGAGCAAGATGGCATTTGTTCAGATGGAGAACATCGAAAAGTTTTTgaatttcatcaaatttCAGGGTGTTCCTCAGGACGAGCTTTTCCAGACGGTGGATCTATATGAAGCCAAAGATCCGTATCAGGTGGTTATGACATTACAGGCATTGTCACGTGTTATTAAGGACAAATTCGGCTCTCAATTTTCAATGATTGGCCCAGCAATATCACACAAGCACGAGAGACCTAAGGTTCCTGCCAAGCCTCAATATCTTAAAGGTGACACCCCTTGGAGCACTATAGAGTACGGATATATCAAAGGAAGTAACCAGGCAACTGAGCATGTGGTATTTGGTTCGAGAAGGGATATTACACGCAATATAGAGAGTGACGGATCCTCTATATAA